A region of Clarias gariepinus isolate MV-2021 ecotype Netherlands unplaced genomic scaffold, CGAR_prim_01v2 scaffold_36, whole genome shotgun sequence DNA encodes the following proteins:
- the LOC128517147 gene encoding anti-Muellerian hormone type-2 receptor-like, which yields MCLVWLSTCIPSRADTPKRRCIYYAMAQNAELTKTTGNISNHWQNCAITDCCISYLQLEDGKPKPEHLGCTRNMTNCPNSSCHASMYQKKIFACVCSSDFCNANIIWNQKNTQNDTKQPQNAFDTTNILSGNILIIPAGALILYIFHAIAMKWRILSRCSRHVTPPDTHYTLEVLNNDLSKQLEMQKVLACGSFASVWQGTFQGSLVAVKVFPTALKQEFTKEKDVYKLPLMMHSGIVRFLANGKMGNEFVLVLELATQGSLNVFLSRAVCDWACTLKLAQTLSQGLSYLHTDLEKNEAYKPAVAHCDLSSSNVLVKADGSCVLCDFGCSTVLECKALRGYTSIVEGRIQMGTLQYMAPEILEGCVNLSSSRFLLQGDVYSLGLLLWELLMRCSDLCNDFPVPEHMLPYETELGRNPSLEHLLMFVLEKRLRPTIPCSWARVSQGQLLHELLEDCWDHDEDARLTAECVANRLASLPPRCCFLMNEVGV from the exons TTTGGTTGTCGACATGCATCCCTTCACGAGCAGACACTCCAAAGAGAAGATGTATCTACTATGCCATGGCACAAAACGCTGAATTGACCAAGACCACAGGGAACATAAGTAACCATTGGCAGAACTGTGCCATAACTGACTGCTGCATTAGTTACCTCCAGCTGGAGGATGGAAAACCCAAGCCTGAACACTTAG GTTGTACTAGAAACATGACCAACTGCCCCAACTCTTCATGCCATGCATcaatgtaccaaaaaaaaatttttgcgtgtgtgtgcagctcCGATTTCTGCAACGCGAACATCATTTGGAACCAGAAAAACACGCAAAATGACACCAAGCAACCACAGAATGCATTTGATACTACAA ATATACTGAGCGGTAACATCCTCATTATTCCTGCTGGTGCTTTGATTCTGTACATTTTCCATGCAATTGCAATGAAATGGAGAATTCTTTCTAGATGCAGCA GACATGTAACACCTCCAGACACACATTATACCTTAGAGGTACTTAATAATGACCTGAGCAAACAACTGGAGATGCAAAAG gTACTTGCTTGCGGCAGTTTTGCAAGCGTGTGGCAGGGAACGTTCCAGGGATCATTGGTGGCTGTGAAAGTGTTTCCTACAGCACTAAAACAAGAGTTCACCAAAGAGAAAGATGTTTACAAGCTACCTCTTATGATGCATTCTGGGATCGTTAGATTTCTTGCAAATGGAAAAATGGGGAACGAGTTTGTGCTCGTTTTGGAACTGGCAACCCAG ggTTCTTTGAATGTATTTCTATCTAGAGCGGTGTGTGACTGGGCGTGTACGCTGAAACTAGCTCAGACCCTATCGCAAGGATTGTCCTATCTGCATACAGACTTAGAAAAGAATG AAGCCTATAAACCAGCAGTGGCGCACTGTGATCTCAGCAGCAGTAATGTTCTGGTGAAAGCTGATGGTTCTTGTGTTCTGTGTGACTTTGGATGCTCCACAGTGCTAGAGTGCAAAGCCTTGCGGGGTTATACTAGCATAGTAGAG GGCAGAATTCAGATGGGGACTCTGCAGTACATGGCGCCTGAGATTTTGGAGGGATGTGTCAATCTGAGCAGCAGTCGATTTCTGCTTCAGGGAGATGTGTACTCCTTAGGACTACTGCTCTGGGAGCTGCTGATGCGGTGTTCTGATCTCTGCAATG ATTTTCCAGTTCCAGAACATATGTTGCCCTATGAGACGGAACTGGGACGCAATCCTTCCCTTGAACACCTACTCATGTTTGTATTGGAGAAAAGATTGCGTCCAACTATACCTTGTTCATGGGCCAGGGTCTCTCAG